A region from the Salarias fasciatus unplaced genomic scaffold, fSalaFa1.1, whole genome shotgun sequence genome encodes:
- the LOC115385812 gene encoding adhesion G protein-coupled receptor A2-like: MFSDLGNLSKLNLSGNIFSTLTTGLFTHLVALKVLHFSTDTLFCDCQLKWLLLWARRRSVRIGNDTLCVFPNHLHGLEFRSLREQQLSC, encoded by the exons atgttttctgatcTGGGAAACCTCTCAAAATT AAATTTGTCTGGTAACATCTTCTCCACTCTGACCACGGGACTCTTCACGCACCTCGTGGCCCTCAAAGTGCT GCACTTCAGCACCGACACTCTGTTCTGTGACTGCCAGCTCAAGTGGCTGCTCCTCTGGGCCCGGCGCCGCTCCGTGAGGATCGGCAACGACACGCTCTGCGTTTTCCCCAACCACCTGCATGGCCTGGAGTTCCGCAGCCTCCgtgaacagcagctcagctgcg